TTTGGACAGTGGTGCGATGGTTATTCCTTGTGACGTTCCTATTCGCACCGGGAACCGCTTTATTTTGACCTGGCAGGCAGAAAAAGCCGTTCCCTTGCATTTACAAACTCTTCGCACCTGGTTAATGGAAAAATCGCTGATCTCCCAGCTCACCTGATTGCGATGTCGCCTGGCGTTAACCAGGCGACGTATCTTACCAGTCAATACCAGATTGAGCCTGAATCCCGCTATCAAACGCATGTTTTACCGGCCGGATTTCACTCACGGTGTCTGCAATATCAAGCAACTGACTGTGACAACCGCGCCCGGTCACTACCACACTTTGATGAGAGGGACGATTCACTATTGATGCAATCACCTCCTGAATATCCAGATAGTGATACGCCAGCATATAAGTGAGTTCGTCGAGAACAACCAGGTCGTAGCGCGCATCCGCGAGCATGCGCTTACTTTCCTGCCAGACCGCATGAGCGGCCTGTATATCCTCTTCTCTGTTTTGCGTCTCCCAGGTAAAACCGGTGCCCATAATGTGGAATTCAACATTGTGCTGGTGCAGCGTGTTGTATTCGCCATTATCCCACTGGCCTTTAATGAATTGCGCGACCCCGACGGTTTTGCCATGGCCGATAGCACGAGTCACGGTCCCAAAGGCTGCGGTCGATTTGCCTTTACCGTTCCCGGTAAAGACGAGCACGATACCTTTCCTTTCGGTTGCCGCCGCCACGCGACTGTCGACCCGCTCTTTTATCTTTTGCTGCCGCTGACGATGGCGCTCAGTATTGGTACGCGTTTCCATAAACGCTCCTTAATGCTTCGCAGGGCAAGATGCGCAGCTTTGCTTATTCTCAAACTGTTGGAAGAAGTTATTGCCTTTATCGTCGACCAGAACAAAAGCCGGCAAGTTTTTCACTTCCATCATCCAGACCGCTTCCATGCCCAGTTCAGGGTACTCGAGGCAGCGCAAGCTTTTCACATATTGCTGTGCCAGTAATGCCGCAGCGCCGCCGATACTCCCAAGATTAAATCCACCGTGTTTGTGGCAGGCATCGGTCACTTGCTGACTCCGATTTCCTTTTGAGAGCATGATCAAGCTGCCACCTGCTGCCTGGAACTGGTCAACATAACCGTCCATGCGTCCGCCAGTGGTTGGCCCGAGTGAACCGCACGCCTGGTTGTCAGGAGTTTTGGCCGGGCCTGCGTAATAGACGATATGGTTTTTCATGTAGTCCGGCATCGGCTCACCCTTATCGAGCCGGGCTTTGATTTCTGCATGGGCAATGTCGCGGGCGACCACGATAGGGCCATTTAACGATACGCGTGTGCCGATAGGCAGCGCTGACAGGTCGTCCAGGATCGTCTTCAGTGGGCGATTAAGGTCGAGTTGAACCGTCTGGGCGCTATTCTCTGTACGCTGAGAATCGGGGATAAATTTACCCGGATTGTGTTCGAGTTTTTCCAGCCAGATACCCTGTTTATTAATCTTGCCTTTAATGTTGCGGTCAGCAGAGCAGGAGAGGGCCATCGCTATCGGGCACGAGCCGCCATGGCGTGGCAGGCGGATCACTCGGATATCATGGGCGAAGTATTTGCCACCAAACTGTGCGCCGATACCAAATTCGCGGCTGGCATTAAGTAACGCGGTTTCAAGTGCCGTGTCGCGGAATGCCTGGCCCAGTTCGTTACCCTCGGTTGGCAGGTTGTCATAATATTTTGTCGACGCCAGTTTAGCGACTTTCAGCGCCTGATCGGCCGACAGTCCACCCACCACAAACGCGATATGGTAAGGAGGGCAGGCAGCAGTACCCAGCGACTTCATTTTTTCAATCAGGTAAGCGGTTAGCTTTTCAGGCTGAAGAAGCGATTTGGTTTCCTGGAACAAGGCCGCTTTGTTGGCGGAGCCGCCCCCTTTGTTGACGAACAGGAAGCGATATTCGTTGCCCGGCGTCGCGCTGATATCAATTTGTGCCGGCAGGTTGGTCTGCGTGTTCACCTCGGTGTACATGTCCAACGGCGCATTCTGCGAGTAACGGAGATTATTTTCCTGGAAAGTGGTGTAGATGCCCTTACTTAAGGCTTCGGCATCATCGCATCCCGTCCAGATGTGCTGACCTTTAGACGCCACAATGGTTGCCGTCCCGGTATCCTGGCAATTGGGCAGCACGCCTTTTGCCGACACTTCCGCGTTGCGTAACAGTTGTAGCGCAACGTATTTGTCATTATCACTGGCCTGTGGGTCGTGCAGGATGCTGGCAACTTGTTTGAGATGCGTAGCACGCAGGAAAAACGACGCTTCATAAAAAGCATGCTGAGCCAGTAACGTTAAGGCCTCAGGGGCAACTTTGATGACCTCTTCACCGTCCAGTTCTGTCACGGTAATGTGTTGGTCGCTGAGCAATGCGTATTCCGTACTATCTTTGCTTTGAAAAAACGGATCCTGCCAGGCAAATGGTTTAGACATGTCGACTTCTCACTTATCATTCATTAATGAAAGGGCATCTGTCTGGATGCCCTTTTCCTGGGACTTATTTTGCTAAAAAGAGATTAGACCGTGTCGCTTGCGCAACATATTCAATGGTTTGCTGGGCGCGCACGCTGTTACCTGCGGAATCCAGCGGCGGAGAGTACACGGCGATGGCATATTCCCCTGGAACCACGGCGACCATGCCGCCACCCACACCGCTTTTCGCCGGAATACCGACGGTATAAAGCCATTTGCCGCTGCCGTCATACAGCCCGGCAATAGCCATTTCCGCCAACACTTGCGGAACATATTTTTCGTTTAACAGCTGCTTTCCGTTGTAAGGCGATTTGCCTTTATTGGCGAGGACGGCCCCCATTTTGGCGAGCTGTTCGACGGTGACATCGACGGAACACTGGCGGGTATAAATTTCAACGGCTTCGCGTGTATCGCCATAGAAACTGTTATAGGAGTCCATTAATTGCGCCAGTGCCTGGTTGTGCTGGTTGGTCTCCATTTCTGATTTGAATACCGGTTCGTTGACGGTTAACGAAGCATCCGCCCACGCGTTCAGGTTGTTGAGAATTTTGTTCCAGCGGTCGGTTTTATCTTTTGCTTCAATCAGGCTCACGGTGCTCATCGCACCCGCATTCACCAGCGGGTTCTCCGGCGCGCCTTTTGTCAGCTCCACGGCTAAACCTGAGTTGAACGGCAGCCCGGTGGCATTGGCACCGAGTTTATCCAGAACCTCTTGTGGCCCGTGTTGTTCCATGGCGAGCGCCATCGTAAATACCTTGCTCAGGGACTCCATGGGGAAGGCTTTTTTAACATCACCGACCTGGTAAATTTTGCCGTCCACCGTGGCGATGGTGATGGCAAAATTTTGTGGACTGTAGGTGGCAAGTGCTGGGATATAGTCAGCGACTTTTCCGTCGTTATTGTTTTTATATTTTTGATGCGCCTGCGTGATGAGTGCGGTGTAATCTGGCGCGGATTGCGCAAGTGTTGTGGCGCTGAATAAGAAACTGATCGATAACACACTTGCTGCTAATAGTTTTATTTTCACGTTGTAGCCCTGTGTTGTTGTGGTAAAAAAGGCCGACAAACGTCGGCCTCAAATAGCATTAAACGGTCGCTTCAGTTACTGCCGGGCGTTCGGTGCCAGGGGTTTTGGTCGGAGCGGCACCACGGCAACCTTCACCGAAGTGTTCACCTTCCCAACGGCCAACAATGGCTGCACCCATCGCGTTACTCATCACGTTGGTTGCTGAACGGCCCATGTCGAGGAACGGATCGACACCCATCAACAGAATCAATCCTGCTTCTGGAATATTGAACTGGTTGAGCGTGGCGGCGATAACCACCATTGACGCACGGGGTACACCGGCCATGCCTTTAGAGGTCAACATCAGGATCAACAGCATGGTGATCTGCTCGCCCATGCTCAGTTCAATGTTGCAAGCCTGCGCAATGAATACCGTGGCGAAAGAGCAGTAAGCCATTGAGCCGACGAGGTTAAAGGAGTAGCCGATTGGCAGCACGAAACTGGCAATCTTTGAGGAAACGCCAAACGTCTCCAGTTTATTCAGCGTGCCAGGGAATGCCGCTTCGGAGCTGGAGGTGGTGAAAGCCAGAAGGGCAGGTTCGAGGATCATTTTGGTCAGACGACCAATACACGGCCCGACGAGCATGGTGGAGAGGCCAATCAGAATGGCCCAGAGCATCCCCAGAGTCAGGTAGAACTCACCCATGAAGATCCCTGCGCTGACCATCACACCCAAACCACGTTCGGCGATAAGACCAGAGATAGCAGCGAAAACGGTCAGTGGTGCAAACAGCATCACATAGCCCGTCAGCTTCAGCATCACGTGTACCAGAGAATCGAGCACTTTCACGATAGGTTCGGCTTTTTCCCCAATTGCCGCCAGGCTGCAGCCGAGGAAAATAGAGAACACCACAATTTGCAGAATTTCATTGCGCGCCATCGCATCGACAATACTGGTTGGCACGGCGTGTGAAATAAAGACTTTCAGCGTGAACGGTTCAGATTTAACAGCTGACAACGCGCCGACATCGTGAGGCACAAAGTTAATACCCGCACCCGGTTGGAAGATATTAACAATCACCAGACCCAGAGCAATGGACAGCAGAGAGGCGCAAATAAAGAGGAAGAACGTTTTCGAGAATATACGACCCAGGGTTTTAGCATCGCCCATTTTGGCAATACCAACAACCAGGGTAGATATTACCAATGGCGCGATAATCATTTTCACCATACGTAAGAATATGGTGGTGAAAATGGAAATATCTCCTGCATACGATTTTGCTGTATCTGCCGATGCCATATTATTAATGACCACACCCGTAATCATGCCTAATATCAGGCCTAGTATGATCATTTTTGTTAAACTAATTTTCTTCATGTTTACTCCATCGGATAATGGTTGGGTATTAAGGTGTAGGGCGGCGTGTACCCCGCTTCACTCAAGGCACACACCTGTTTATGACCAACCGCATGAATAATGTGGCGTGCTGGGATACAGCAATATCCCGCACACCGATTGATGTTGTTGTATTATTATTACTACAGGTCTAACTCAATACTTAATAAAGGTGCATGTTGCTGAGCACCATAAACATCATTGTCACCTACGCTTCCTGAAATAATATCGCGTGGCATGACAATCTTTACCGCGTTAGCGGGATCAAACCAGACAATGCGGTGAATAATTTCAGGCTCGACGTGATATAAACCGGCAATAAGCTGTGGTGTTAATTGCTCAGATGCTTTTACTCGCTGATAGTCTTCCCGGGTTTTAAATAAAATATCTAATACCAGTTCGTACGGTCCGGCGTTTTTGGAACGAATGACCTGCGCCAATGAGCAAATGGACTGTTTCATGCCTGAACTCCTTCTGGCGTCACCTGTTCAATGGAGAAATCAAAACGTAGGTCGTCGTTTGCCTCTATCAGGTGATAGATAGAGAACTCATACACTGGCCCTGCCTGAATGTCGGATGGCGAGAACGGGAACGCGAGGTTACCGGCGGTCGCAATTCGGTTTTCATAGCCGTAGTGCAGCAGGGTTGAGCGCACCAGCGAACAGACGCTGTTGGCGATATCCTGCGTCGGAGCGACCACGTCCAACAAGATCCCCAGTTCATGTCCGGCTGTTTGCATCGGTTCATGGATACCCATGACGCCGTTTTTGCCATACAGATGGAAAGTGATGCGGATACTGTCGTCATTGAGCGAGAGGTTGCTCGCTACGCTGGCTTTGACCTCTTCAAGAATGGTATCAATGCCGGCGATCATGATCGGATCGCGTGTCCCGGCAATGGTCAGGCAACGGAAACCGACCTGACGCGCCCCTTCCAGTTTCAGCGCATAAGGCGTTTCTTCGTGGCGTGAACCGCTGACGTAAACCTCTCCGTCGTTAACGGCCTTGAAGCTACAGCCTTTCAGATTCAGCACGCCGCCCGGTCCTGGCAGGAAGTACGGATCGGACTTCTCATACAGCGTGTGTGCCGCAGCGGATGTTTCGGTAAATTTGCGCTTAGGATTGAATGTCTTCAGCGTAAAGCCGTGTTCATCAATGATGCCCATGGCGCAGTCCGAACCAGAACCTGGCGTCGCGGCAATGGCCGCACATTCGAGGATCTTCCCGCAGTGCAGCGCCAGCCCTTCATCAAAGCCTTTCATGATCGGCAGCGCGGCGAAACAGGCTGGATCGTAAGCACGTCCTCCTAACACCACCTGCGCACCGGCTTCCAGCGCACGCTGGAAAGGTTCGATGCCCATTTGCGCGACGATGTAAGTACTCTCTTCAATCGCTTCGTGGGTCAGTTCAGGGACAAAATCCAGTGCGGTGATCGCGCCGTTATCCAGTGCCTGATGAACCGTGGCTTTGTCGACATCTGACGGGATCAACGCCATGGAGAAACTTAAATTCTCTTCCTGCGCAATCTCGAGGATTATCTGGCGACACCATTCCAGGTGCGGTGCAGCACCTGAACCTCCGGCAGTACCAATGACGACCGGAATGTTGTTTTTAACACCCGCGGTGATCATATAGCGCAGATCGCGTTTGACGCCCGCCCGATCGGTAAAGGGTTTACCTGCCCCGAGGTAGTGGGGACCAGGATCGGAGGAACCCGCGTCAACAGCAATCAGATCCGGTGACTCTTCCATGGCTTTACGAAAACTCTCTTCCGGGAAGCCATAACCCAGGATAGCCGTCGGTGACAAGATCTTAAATGTGCGTGCCATTTCTCAATCCTTTGTCTGCAGGAGCGCAATAGTGCGGTTCATTTCGTTGAACACAATATTGAGACCTTCATCAAAGCCCATACCTGGCTTTATCAACATGCGCATTGGACGCGCGGCCAGTGCCACGTGAACACAGGTGCGAGCACTGATCTCGGTTTCGTTACAGGTACCGCCTTGATAGGCTTCCATTCCGTGTTTATTGCAATACAGCACGGCGTCAACGATGTTATGAATTCCCCCGAGATCCGGCGTTTTGATCTGCACCATGTGGCAACTGCCCGCGTCGGTGAAATCAACGATATCCTGGTAGGTATTACACCATTCGTCGGCGACGATCTTCACACCGGAACCCAGACGGGTCAGCTCGTTGGTAATGGCGGTCAGCATGAGGATCTGATCCGGTTTGTTACCGGCATCAACAGGGCCTTCAATGTACAGCGGCAGACCCTGGGCTTCTTTCTCAAGGCTGGCGATGTACTCGGCGCAACGCACCGGATCCATATCGAAAATCAGACCGATGGTGCCGTACACGTCGATATGCAGTGTCGGCTGATAGCTCTTGCTGGTGCGCAGCTTCAGAATGCGGTCAGACAACCAGCGCACGTATTCGCGCAGTTTTTCGCCATGGAAGCCCAGCTTCTCCTCCACGTTGTTGATCAGCGCATGCGGCAAGACATCCACACCTTTCAGGATCATTTTATCGACAGCGATATAGCGGTCATCCCCGCTCTGGCCGAATAATGGAATCGCTTCCGGGACACATGGCAACTGCCATTCGTTACAGACCACTTCCGCTTTGATACAGCCTGTAGCCAGCGCAGTGGCATCGAGCAGCGCCTGAGAAAGACCATAACGAACGGCGGTATGAAGCAGATGCCCGTCGATCATCAATGTGTCGAAAAAGCGCGCATTCGGCAGGAACGCGTCGACATCACGGCCTTCCAGCAACGGTTTGATATGGTCGTTGAGGAACGGAATAAAGTTTTCCGCAAGGAACAGCGGATCGCGGCCGCCAGCCCCTGAATATTGCACCGCTGCACAGTCACCGACAGCAACCGCCCCATTTTCCAGAATCAGCTGTACCGAAACGCATTCCCCCGCCTGACGCACGGCTGTGAAACCCGGTGTGACGGGTTTGCCGGTATAAATGAAGCCGTCGTGACCGGCACCATCTTTAATGGCCTGTTGATCGTCAAAATAAAATGAGGAGTAGCCTGCGGTGAAAAGCGCTTGTTTAATTTTCATCATGGTCTTCCTATTAATTTACTGTGGGATACAGCGTTGATGTCATCAATAACCATCTGGAATGAAGGTTTACGGCCTTCGAATTGCGCACGCTCCGCGACGTAGTCACGGTGCAGGGCCAGAATGTCATCCGGCAGCGGAACCGCTCCAGCATCAAGAATACGAATGGCGCCCGCGTTATCGCGCACCGGTAAAATTTTGCCTGCGTTACAAGAGGCTGGGGCGAAAGGTACATCCAGCACGCCAGCTTCAAACGCCAGTACTGTTCCGCGTGCGATATCGCCATTGCCCAGCTCGAAGACCTTCTTCAGCACGGCACGCACTTCGCTCTTAATCAGGGACACTTCCTGATCGACGGCTGGGCACGCTGGGAATTTCTGGTCGCTGACCATGTTGAGCATCTGGCGTGAGGCTTTCAGACCCTGGGCGTTAGCCGCAGCCGTTGGGATACCGAAGGCTTCGTGTGGACTCTTGGTGATCACCTTAGTGGCACCGGCCATACCCGCCACTGCTGCACCCCAGGAGATAATGCCGAAGGCTTTGGATTCATCTTCCGGGAAGCCGCCCATCCACTGGTGGAATACGGTGCTCAGCTCGTAATCATCGAAGCCGTAGTTATAGAAATACTCATGGGACAGTTCGCGCAGCGACTTAATTGCAGCGATATCCTGGGTCAGGCAGCCCACCTGGCCGTAGCCAACGGTAATGGATTTCACGCCCTGTTCCAGCGCCAGCAAACCTTCAATGATCGCCACGGAATGCGACATGAAAGGCGGGATCAGCGTGCCGGTCAGCGGGCCGAACGGTTCGCGGTTAATGCGAATGCCATTTTCTTCATACAGACCCATCAAACGGTCGCAGTACTGCCAGTCACGGATGGATTTTTCCAGCGTGACGCGCTTGGCGTAAGGGATGTTGTAAGAGATGCCGCCACCTTCGTAGCTGGTAAATCCACTGGCCATCGAGATTTCAGCCAGCAGGCGCGCATCCGGCGTTCCGTGGCGAATCTGTATGGGTTTTTCCAGCGTTTCGGTCAAACGACGGCAGGCAGCCACACCGTGGTTGACAACGGGCAGGCCGTTTAACTTGGATGTCCCGGCTTCAATGGATTTCTGAATCCCGACCGCCGCTTCTTCGTAGCGGTTAAGACGGGTATAGGCATCAATGGTGGAAGGTAGAAGGTCACACTCTTCCTGCAACGTTTTGAGCAGTTCGATGTGCTCATCCATTAAGGCCACGCCCGCACGCGGCTGGCTCAGGGTTTTACCTTCCTGATCGGCCTTCAGCAGGGCATGAGAAAAGCGTTTATTCTCCGGAATGGTTTGCTGGTACTTCACGCCATCTTCAAAGTTCTCAACGTCTTTACCGGTATGCCAGGTCTGGAGGACCTGATGCCGTTCGGTCATGAATTCATCATGGGTTAACTTTTTATTACGGAGTTCCATTCGTTGCAGCCTTATCTATAGGGTTAAACATTGAATGCTGGTGCGAGCGGCAAGCTGCGGATAAAGCCTGGCGACGTTTGCCAGCAGCGGAAGCAAGCCTTTTGAATCGCGGTAATATTCAAATTGGGTGGGTAACAGAATGCGTCTGCCGTCGTCGTCAAGTTCGCGGTATTTCATCCAGTTGTGGATGTCGAACTGGCTGGCGCGGGATAGCCATCCGCCTGAGCCAATCACTCGACGAACGGTGGTCAGGTCGCGTCCCATCTGCAAATCGACGCTTCCCACGCAGGTACACACCTGTTTTTTGGTGCCTGCATGGCGTTCGCTGGCGTAACCGACACACAGTCCGGCCAGTACGGTGTCGAAATACCGCTCTTCCTCGTTACACGGCAGGTAATCCGGTTGAGCCGCCAGATGTTGCAGATAGCGATAAAAAGCTTCCTGGCGTTGTGGTTGATGTGCGAAGACCACATTCACCAGCTCCTGGGTGCTGTCACCGACCACCATGGCAGAGACGCGCATCCCCAAATCGCCCTCAACGGTGCGTTTGACGAACGGTTCAGGCACGCCGTGCAGCACGGTGTCAGGAGAAAGGTTATTTGCGCTGGTGGAGTAGACATCGGTCGTCGCGCCGCCCATATCAATCAGCATGAACTCCTTCCACGCGCTGTCGGAATCGCTGATCGCTTTCGCCAACTCGTAGACGGTCCACGGCGTCGGCATCGGCTCCTCGCCCGTTTCCCCCACGATGACGTCCAGACCTTTTCCTTTGACGATACGGGACAAAAACAGATCGCAAATCGCCTGCCGGGCGGCATAAGGATTGGGGTGATCGAGATCGGGCAGAATGTTGTCCACCGTGGTCAGATCTTTATGCCCCAGAATCGACTGGATATCGTCCTGAATGTCGCGGTTTCCGGCGTAGATAATGGCGCAATCCAGGTTCGATTCCGCCAGCGCATGGGCGTTGGCCAGACCGTAACTTTCTTCACCGCCGTCGGTTCCACCGGTAAACAGCAGAATGTCAGGAGGTGAGGTTTCCAGCGCCTTGATATCGTGGCGATTGAGCTTGTACGAGTAGTACTGCGCGATTTTCGCTCCCGCTGAGTGGGCGGTCACTTTCGCTGATTCCAGAGTGATTGACGGCACCAGCCCCATCGCGGCAACGGCAAGACCGCCTTTCGCTGATGAGGAGTATTTCAGGGTCACTTCACCGCTGTTCAACAGTGGGCGAGCATCGCTAACATTTAGCACCTTATTCAGGCTGTTAAAGAATCCGTCAGCCAAATGGTGCGTGGTGGTTGGGGTCAGGACGTGGTTCACCAACGTTAACGCATCCCCCTCCCGAGCAAAGAGGGCTGCCTTGGTCCACGTCGAGCCGATGTCGACAGAGACGATTTGCATCAGATGGCCTCTTCAAGACAACGTTCGTCAATGTCATTCGCAATCAGGCTACAAACATCTTCGAGATCGCGGCTTGGGGCGAAGACGCGGTTGAAGCCCATCTCTTTGAACTTGGCTTCAATGTCTGCAAAGTCATGTTTGCCGACGACCAGGTTGCCGCCCACATAGAGCAGAATGTCGCCAATCCCGCGTTCAATACAACGCTCGCGCAGACCCAGGCAGTCGATGTCACCGTGACCATAAATGGATGACACCACAATGGCATCGGCACCCGTTTCGATAGCGGCATCGATGTATTCGTCCTGGCTTACCATTACCCCCAGATTGATTACGCGAAAATCATGGGCAGTAAAAACGCGATCCAAAACTTTATTGCCTACCGCATGGCAGTCAGCACCAATGACGCCAATAACAAGTGTTGATTTTTTCATTAATAATCCTCTGTAGGGCTGATAATCAGAAAGTAAGAACTATTGCTATTATTTATTGCGCAGGTTGATTGCGCCTTTTAACTGGGCTGGAGTTTCTTTTCCAGGCGGGATTGATGCAATTGATCTATTTTCAGAATATCTTTCGTAAAATGATTGTTTTGTGGTCACTGTTTTAAATTTCTTTTAAAATCAGTGTGTTGAAATTGTTTTTTATAGTGTTTTTAATATTTGGATTATAATTGAGAGTGGGTTTGTTTTCATGTTTGTGATCTGAATCCTATTTTTTATTTAATTCAAATATTGTTATCGTTAATAACGAATTAAGAAGGTTATTTAAGTGAAAGTGTGAATTCCTTAACGGATTTTTAAGTATTAAGGGTGTACCTGAATGTACGGTAAATTAGGTGGTAGATTAAATTAACTTATTCAGTTAATAGAATGTTAATATTAATGAGGTGTTTTATTACAATGAATACAAAATACATCAAATTAATAACTAATATTAATGCCCATCACTATTTTTCATTTTCTGATATTTATGTATAACCTCTTTCTGTAAAGTCAATAAATAATGAGAAGCACATCAAGTATTTTTAACGGTGACTCCTGAATAATGTGTTGGAATTTAAGCGCCAAATTATGATGTTGGAGTTTTTTTTTAAACTTATCATTTAGGAAGATTCTATGAATGAAGGGAAAGTCTGGCTTGTTGGTGCTGGCCCCGGTGATGTTTCTTTAATTACCGTAAAAGGGTTATATGCGATTCGTCACGCAGAAGTGATTGTTTACGACCGTTTGGTTAACCCTGAACTATTAAGACAGGCTCCCGAAGACTGTCTCATGATTAACGTTGGGAAGAACCCTAATCACCACCCGATTCCCCAGGACGAAATTAATGCCATCCTGGTGGAATATGCCCGGCAGAACAAACAGGTTGTCCGTCTAAAAGGCGGTGACCCTTATGTTTTTGGTCGTGGTGCTGAAGAAGTGGAACAATTGGCAAAAGAGGGGCTGGCATTCGAGGTTGTACCGGGTATCAGTTCCGCTATTGGTGGCCTGGTTTACGCGGGGATCCCGGTGACGCACCGCGATTACGCCTCCAGCTTCCATGTTATTACCGGACACATGTGTCAGGGTAATGACCCGCAAAACTGGCATGCTTTTGCGCAGCTCGACGGGACGCTGGTTATCCTGATGGGCATGACCCGGCTGGTAGAAATATGCCAGCAATTAATGGCCGGCGGAAAGTCTGCGGATACGCCAGCCGCCGTGGTGATGTATGCCAGCCAGACGCGCCAGCAGGTTGCGCGAGGAACGCTTGCCACGATTCACCTCGAAGTCGAGCGCCAACAACTTCATGCCCCCGCACTGATC
The nucleotide sequence above comes from Buttiauxella selenatireducens. Encoded proteins:
- the cobO gene encoding cob(I)yrinic acid a,c-diamide adenosyltransferase is translated as METRTNTERHRQRQQKIKERVDSRVAAATERKGIVLVFTGNGKGKSTAAFGTVTRAIGHGKTVGVAQFIKGQWDNGEYNTLHQHNVEFHIMGTGFTWETQNREEDIQAAHAVWQESKRMLADARYDLVVLDELTYMLAYHYLDIQEVIASIVNRPSHQSVVVTGRGCHSQLLDIADTVSEIRPVKHAFDSGIQAQSGIDW
- a CDS encoding class I fumarate hydratase; amino-acid sequence: MSKPFAWQDPFFQSKDSTEYALLSDQHITVTELDGEEVIKVAPEALTLLAQHAFYEASFFLRATHLKQVASILHDPQASDNDKYVALQLLRNAEVSAKGVLPNCQDTGTATIVASKGQHIWTGCDDAEALSKGIYTTFQENNLRYSQNAPLDMYTEVNTQTNLPAQIDISATPGNEYRFLFVNKGGGSANKAALFQETKSLLQPEKLTAYLIEKMKSLGTAACPPYHIAFVVGGLSADQALKVAKLASTKYYDNLPTEGNELGQAFRDTALETALLNASREFGIGAQFGGKYFAHDIRVIRLPRHGGSCPIAMALSCSADRNIKGKINKQGIWLEKLEHNPGKFIPDSQRTENSAQTVQLDLNRPLKTILDDLSALPIGTRVSLNGPIVVARDIAHAEIKARLDKGEPMPDYMKNHIVYYAGPAKTPDNQACGSLGPTTGGRMDGYVDQFQAAGGSLIMLSKGNRSQQVTDACHKHGGFNLGSIGGAAALLAQQYVKSLRCLEYPELGMEAVWMMEVKNLPAFVLVDDKGNNFFQQFENKQSCASCPAKH
- the glsA gene encoding glutaminase A, whose amino-acid sequence is MKIKLLAASVLSISFLFSATTLAQSAPDYTALITQAHQKYKNNNDGKVADYIPALATYSPQNFAITIATVDGKIYQVGDVKKAFPMESLSKVFTMALAMEQHGPQEVLDKLGANATGLPFNSGLAVELTKGAPENPLVNAGAMSTVSLIEAKDKTDRWNKILNNLNAWADASLTVNEPVFKSEMETNQHNQALAQLMDSYNSFYGDTREAVEIYTRQCSVDVTVEQLAKMGAVLANKGKSPYNGKQLLNEKYVPQVLAEMAIAGLYDGSGKWLYTVGIPAKSGVGGGMVAVVPGEYAIAVYSPPLDSAGNSVRAQQTIEYVAQATRSNLFLAK
- a CDS encoding dicarboxylate/amino acid:cation symporter, with amino-acid sequence MKKISLTKMIILGLILGMITGVVINNMASADTAKSYAGDISIFTTIFLRMVKMIIAPLVISTLVVGIAKMGDAKTLGRIFSKTFFLFICASLLSIALGLVIVNIFQPGAGINFVPHDVGALSAVKSEPFTLKVFISHAVPTSIVDAMARNEILQIVVFSIFLGCSLAAIGEKAEPIVKVLDSLVHVMLKLTGYVMLFAPLTVFAAISGLIAERGLGVMVSAGIFMGEFYLTLGMLWAILIGLSTMLVGPCIGRLTKMILEPALLAFTTSSSEAAFPGTLNKLETFGVSSKIASFVLPIGYSFNLVGSMAYCSFATVFIAQACNIELSMGEQITMLLILMLTSKGMAGVPRASMVVIAATLNQFNIPEAGLILLMGVDPFLDMGRSATNVMSNAMGAAIVGRWEGEHFGEGCRGAAPTKTPGTERPAVTEATV
- a CDS encoding DUF4387 domain-containing protein; the encoded protein is MKQSICSLAQVIRSKNAGPYELVLDILFKTREDYQRVKASEQLTPQLIAGLYHVEPEIIHRIVWFDPANAVKIVMPRDIISGSVGDNDVYGAQQHAPLLSIELDL
- a CDS encoding acyclic terpene utilization AtuA family protein; its protein translation is MARTFKILSPTAILGYGFPEESFRKAMEESPDLIAVDAGSSDPGPHYLGAGKPFTDRAGVKRDLRYMITAGVKNNIPVVIGTAGGSGAAPHLEWCRQIILEIAQEENLSFSMALIPSDVDKATVHQALDNGAITALDFVPELTHEAIEESTYIVAQMGIEPFQRALEAGAQVVLGGRAYDPACFAALPIMKGFDEGLALHCGKILECAAIAATPGSGSDCAMGIIDEHGFTLKTFNPKRKFTETSAAAHTLYEKSDPYFLPGPGGVLNLKGCSFKAVNDGEVYVSGSRHEETPYALKLEGARQVGFRCLTIAGTRDPIMIAGIDTILEEVKASVASNLSLNDDSIRITFHLYGKNGVMGIHEPMQTAGHELGILLDVVAPTQDIANSVCSLVRSTLLHYGYENRIATAGNLAFPFSPSDIQAGPVYEFSIYHLIEANDDLRFDFSIEQVTPEGVQA
- a CDS encoding methylaspartate ammonia-lyase: MKIKQALFTAGYSSFYFDDQQAIKDGAGHDGFIYTGKPVTPGFTAVRQAGECVSVQLILENGAVAVGDCAAVQYSGAGGRDPLFLAENFIPFLNDHIKPLLEGRDVDAFLPNARFFDTLMIDGHLLHTAVRYGLSQALLDATALATGCIKAEVVCNEWQLPCVPEAIPLFGQSGDDRYIAVDKMILKGVDVLPHALINNVEEKLGFHGEKLREYVRWLSDRILKLRTSKSYQPTLHIDVYGTIGLIFDMDPVRCAEYIASLEKEAQGLPLYIEGPVDAGNKPDQILMLTAITNELTRLGSGVKIVADEWCNTYQDIVDFTDAGSCHMVQIKTPDLGGIHNIVDAVLYCNKHGMEAYQGGTCNETEISARTCVHVALAARPMRMLIKPGMGFDEGLNIVFNEMNRTIALLQTKD